Proteins encoded by one window of Rhodamnia argentea isolate NSW1041297 chromosome 6, ASM2092103v1, whole genome shotgun sequence:
- the LOC115741499 gene encoding leucine-rich repeat receptor-like serine/threonine/tyrosine-protein kinase SOBIR1, which yields MALAAGKSHLALLAVLHLLLLSANAGLNLDRSELRALADVQAALGVPNVQNLSSATPGPCNLRGVVCERRLSSDDGSYVLRIARLVLKARRLKGSISPSIGRLSELKELTLANNELVDRVPPQIADCKKLEILNLKNNRLSGEVPSELSSLVRLRLIDLSSNEFAGDLSFLKNFPNLEILALSDNLFAGKIPASLRSFRNLRRFDVSGNDFLEGPVPVLKGVDVELSDAGIPKRYVLAENSSPTSSRSNISASAKAPASQSPSPSAIAQRHHKKNERKSYQLALGFLAGALAGSISGFVFSLLFKLIVAAIRGGGKEPGPVIFSSQIKKAEDLAFLEKEDGLAALEIIGSGGCGEVYKAQLPGSDGMVVAIKKIIQSPQEGIELNEEDSKALNKKMRQIQSEIRTVGQIRHRNLVPLLAHFPRPNCHYLVYEFMKNGSLQDVLNQVSQGSRELDWPARHRIAVGVASGLEYLHMDHSRRIIHRDLKPANVLLDDDMEARIADFGLAKAIPDAKTHITTSNIAGTVGYIAPEYHQTLKFTDKCDIYSFGVLLGVLVMGKLPSDEFFQHTPEVGPVNWLRKVMTSDNPSEAIDPKLIGNEFEEQMLLALKIACFCTLDDPKQRPNSKDVRCMLSQIKK from the coding sequence ATGGCTCTCGCCGCCGGCAAATCGCACCTCGCCCTCCTCGCcgtcctccacctcctcctcctctccgccAACGCCGGATTGAATCTCGACCGTTCGGAACTCCGAGCCCTCGCGGACGTCCAAGCTGCCCTGGGCGTCCCCAACGTGCAGAACCTGTCTTCAGCGACCCCCGGTCCCTGCAACTTGCGCGGCGTCGTCTGCGAGCGGAGGCTCTCGAGCGACGACGGCTCCTACGTCCTCAGGATCGCGCGACTCGTCCTCAAAGCGCGGCGGCTCAAGGGGTCCATCTCTCCGTCAATCGGACGGCTCTCCGAGCTCAAGGAGCTGACTTTGGCCAACAACGAGCTCGTTGACCGAGTCCCGCCTCAGATCGCCGATTGCAAGAAACTGGAGATCTTGAACCTCAAGAACAATCGGCTCTCGGGCGAAGTTCCGTCTGAACTTTCGTCGCTTGTTCGGCTTCGTTTGATCGATCTCTCCTCGAATGAATTTGCCGGGGATTTGAGTTTCTTGAAGAATTTCCCCAACCTGGAGATTCTTGCTCTGTCGGACAATCTATTTGCTGGGAAAATCCCAGCTTCTCTACGTTCATTTCGGAACCTTCGGAGGTTCGATGTTTCCGGGAATGATTTTCTTGAAGGCCCTGTGCCAGTCCTGAAGGGAGTTGATGTCGAGCTCTCCGACGCTGGTATTCCAAAAAGATACGTTCTTGCTGAGAATTCAAGTCCTACAAGTAGCCGAAGCAATATTTCTGCTTCTGCAAAAGCACCAGCATCACAATCTCCATCGCCATCAGCAATAGCTCAAAGGCACCACAAGAAGAACGAGAGGAAATCGTACCAGTTGGCGCTTGGGTTTTTGGCAGGAGCACTTGCTGGGAGCATATCCGGATTCGTCTTCTCTCTGCTGTTCAAGCTGATTGTTGCAGCCATACGAGGCGGAGGTAAGGAGCCAGGTCCTGTGATCTTTAGCTCACAGATCAAGAAAGCCGAGGATTTGGCTTTCCTCGAGAAAGAAGATGGGTTAGCGGCGCTGGAGATCATCGGAAGCGGCGGATGCGGAGAAGTGTACAAGGCTCAGTTACCGGGAAGCGATGGCATGGTTGTTGCCATCAAGAAGATCATTCAATCCCCGCAAGAGGGGATAGAGCTGAACGAAGAAGACAGCAAGGCTCTGAACAAGAAGATGCGCCAGATTCAATCCGAGATAAGAACGGTCGGGCAAATTCGACACCGGAACCTGGTGCCTTTGTTGGCTCACTTCCCCCGTCCAAACTGCCATTACCTCGTTTACGAATTCATGAAGAATGGGAGCTTGCAAGATGTGCTGAATCAGGTGTCACAGGGAAGCAGAGAATTAGATTGGCCTGCAAGGCACAGGATCGCCGTAGGAGTCGCGTCGGGACTCGAGTACCTTCACATGGACCACAGCAGGCGGATAATCCATAGAGATCTCAAGCCCGCCAATGTTCTTCTAGATGATGACATGGAAGCCCGAATTGCAGATTTCGGGCTCGCAAAGGCTATCCCCGACGCGAAGACGCATATTACGACTTCTAACATAGCCGGGACTGTGGGGTACATTGCGCCCGAGTATCACCAGACGCTCAAGTTCACAGATAAGTGCGATATATATAGCTTCGGCGTCCTGCTGGGAGTGTTGGTGATGGGAAAGCTGCCATCAGATGAATTCTTCCAGCACACACCGGAAGTCGGTCCGGTCAATTGGCTAAGGAAAGTCATGACTTCGGATAATCCGAGCGAGGCCATTGACCCGAAGCTGATTGGCAACGAATTCGAGGAGCAAATGCTGCTGGCTCTGAAGATCGCTTGCTTCTGTACTCTGGATGATCCGAAGCAAAGGCCGAACAGCAAGGATGTCCGGTGTATGCTGTCTCAGATCAAGAAGTGA